The following are encoded together in the Deinococcus soli (ex Cha et al. 2016) genome:
- the lysX gene encoding lysine biosynthesis protein LysX has translation MADLAVLYDRIRPDEKMLFEALDDLGVPYDKVYTPQLKVTFDEQGRAGVPWKVAIERCVSQSRGHGVTRALEGFGVKVINPAHVIELCGDKLATNAALHAHGLPTPRTGVAFDGDTALQLIEDMGYPVVLKPTVGSWGRMVSRLNDRAAAEAVIEHKEVLGGPQHGIFYVQELINKPGRDIRAFVVGGTCIGAIYRTSEHWITNTARGAKASNCPVTPEIADLAQKAAAAVQGQIVAIDLVEDPGAQNEWGGLKIIEINHTMEFKNSVATTGVNIPRLMGEYAFSLL, from the coding sequence ATGGCCGACCTCGCCGTCCTGTACGACCGCATCCGCCCCGACGAGAAGATGCTCTTCGAGGCCCTCGACGACCTCGGCGTTCCCTACGACAAGGTCTACACCCCGCAATTGAAGGTCACCTTCGACGAGCAGGGCCGCGCGGGCGTGCCCTGGAAGGTCGCCATCGAACGCTGCGTCAGCCAGAGCCGCGGCCACGGCGTGACCCGCGCGCTGGAGGGCTTCGGGGTGAAGGTCATCAACCCCGCGCACGTCATCGAACTGTGCGGCGACAAGCTCGCCACGAACGCTGCCCTGCACGCCCACGGCCTGCCCACGCCCCGCACCGGCGTGGCCTTCGATGGCGACACCGCCCTGCAACTCATTGAGGACATGGGCTACCCGGTCGTCCTGAAACCCACCGTGGGCTCCTGGGGCCGCATGGTCAGCCGCCTGAACGACCGCGCCGCCGCCGAGGCCGTCATTGAGCACAAGGAAGTCCTGGGTGGGCCGCAGCACGGGATCTTCTACGTGCAGGAACTCATCAACAAGCCCGGCCGGGACATCCGTGCGTTCGTGGTGGGCGGAACGTGCATCGGCGCGATCTACCGCACCAGCGAACACTGGATCACGAACACCGCGCGCGGCGCGAAGGCCAGCAACTGCCCCGTCACGCCCGAGATCGCCGACCTCGCCCAGAAGGCCGCCGCCGCTGTGCAGGGGCAGATCGTCGCCATCGACCTCGTCGAGGACCCCGGCGCGCAGAACGAGTGGGGCGGCCTGAAGATCATCGAGATCAACCACACCATGGAGTTCAAGAACTCGGTCGCCACGACCGGCGTGAACATTCCGCGCCTGATGGGCGAGTACGCGTTCAGCCTGCTGTAG
- a CDS encoding IS630 family transposase (programmed frameshift), whose protein sequence is MAEWHPSKYSRAQLEERRLAATPWLQGGQHSQQAIADHFGVSVHTVSNWKKRLKRTGSLQATVTTGRPSRLTAAQLEQVRTLLREGALHHGFPDPTWSTRRVADLIGRHFDVWYHPDHVRRMLRQLGFTPQMPDGRAAERNELRIASWKEQVAPELEKKVAQGATLVYLDEVGFSLKGVRRRTWSTRGVTPLVILPANWEKLSTIGAITSDGRFFQHTKPGAIRSGDVTRFFQHLLRHVQGKIVVVLDNAGIHRAKATQAFVERHERLSLVFLPPYAPELNPIELVWAYVKRNVLGNFCARSVGMLKAKLTTAWQRVRYIDLPQHLMDSNLCRYQ, encoded by the exons GTGGCCGAATGGCATCCATCCAAATACTCCCGGGCGCAGCTGGAGGAACGTCGACTGGCGGCGACCCCCTGGCTTCAAGGGGGCCAGCATTCACAGCAGGCGATTGCCGATCACTTCGGCGTGTCCGTACACACCGTCAGTAACTGGAAGAAACGTCTGAAGCGCACCGGCAGTCTCCAGGCAACGGTGACGACAGGACGCCCCTCGCGACTCACCGCCGCCCAGCTTGAACAGGTCCGCACCCTCCTGCGGGAGGGTGCGCTGCACCATGGCTTCCCTGACCCGACCTGGAGCACCAGACGAGTCGCAGACCTGATCGGGCGGCACTTCGACGTGTGGTACCACCCCGATCACGTCCGGAGAATGCTTCGGCAGCTGGGGTTTACGCCCCAGATGCCGGATGGACGGGCAGCAGAACGCAATGAACTCCGGATCGCGTCCTGGAAAGAACAGGTGGCTCCGGAGTTG GAAAAAAAGGTCGCGCAGGGCGCCACCCTGGTGTACCTGGATGAGGTTGGCTTCTCGCTGAAAGGCGTGCGAAGACGAACGTGGTCGACCAGGGGCGTGACGCCCCTGGTCATACTCCCGGCCAACTGGGAAAAACTCTCGACGATCGGGGCGATCACTTCGGACGGTCGATTCTTCCAGCACACGAAGCCTGGGGCGATCCGGAGTGGGGACGTCACCCGGTTCTTCCAGCATCTGTTGCGCCATGTGCAGGGGAAGATCGTGGTGGTGCTGGACAACGCGGGCATTCACCGAGCGAAGGCAACCCAGGCGTTCGTGGAGCGCCACGAACGCCTGTCGCTGGTGTTTTTGCCGCCGTACGCTCCGGAATTGAATCCGATCGAGCTGGTGTGGGCGTACGTGAAGCGGAATGTGCTGGGGAACTTCTGTGCCCGCTCAGTGGGCATGCTGAAAGCGAAGCTGACGACGGCTTGGCAACGGGTTCGGTACATCGACCTGCCTCAGCATTTGATGGACTCAAACTTATGCCGTTATCAATAG
- a CDS encoding histidine triad nucleotide-binding protein — protein MSDQPTLFERIIAREIPSDIVFEDENYIAIRDIAPKAPIHLLVIPKRMTPRVDAIKDAAEMGDLWLTAVKVARQHAEDYRLVVNCGTGGGQVIFHTHVHVLAGWEHGPDSDT, from the coding sequence ATGAGCGATCAGCCCACCCTGTTCGAGCGGATCATCGCGCGGGAGATTCCCAGTGACATCGTGTTCGAGGACGAAAACTACATCGCGATCCGGGATATCGCACCGAAGGCTCCCATTCACCTGCTGGTGATTCCCAAGCGGATGACGCCCCGCGTGGACGCCATCAAGGACGCGGCCGAGATGGGCGACCTGTGGCTGACGGCCGTGAAGGTGGCGCGGCAGCACGCCGAGGACTACCGGCTGGTCGTGAACTGCGGGACCGGGGGCGGCCAGGTCATCTTCCACACGCACGTTCACGTCCTGGCGGGCTGGGAGCACGGCCCGGACAGCGACACCTGA
- a CDS encoding ferritin-like domain-containing protein has translation MSHDTEQQIITDATNETAMNRRAAMGFLGKLGLGAAAMGLAAGSTASAAPAKNIDGDVLNFALNLEYLEAAFYLAAVGRVNELRKIGGGADIILPASLDQDRGMQFKDGNVQALARDIAEDELAHVKFLHGALGKAAAPRPVIDLNGAFRAAGQAASGGKIDGFNPFANDLFFLHGAFIFEDVGVTAYNGAATLITNPAYLQAAAGILAVEAYHGGAIRSMLFQQRQVSAAAGLYVGQVVQAISNLRGKVGGMKDQGLTDNAGRAVIAPADANGVAFPRSTREVLNIVYLAPGARKGGFYPNGLNGNIK, from the coding sequence ATGAGCCACGACACCGAACAGCAGATCATCACCGACGCCACCAACGAAACCGCCATGAATCGCCGCGCCGCCATGGGCTTCCTGGGCAAGCTCGGCCTGGGCGCCGCCGCCATGGGCCTCGCCGCGGGCAGCACCGCCAGCGCCGCCCCCGCCAAGAACATTGACGGCGACGTCCTGAACTTCGCCCTGAACCTCGAATACCTCGAAGCGGCCTTCTACCTCGCCGCCGTGGGCCGCGTGAACGAACTGCGCAAGATCGGCGGCGGCGCCGACATCATCCTCCCCGCCAGCCTCGACCAGGACCGCGGCATGCAGTTCAAGGACGGCAACGTCCAGGCCCTCGCCCGTGACATCGCCGAGGACGAACTCGCGCACGTCAAGTTCCTGCACGGCGCGCTCGGCAAGGCCGCCGCACCCCGCCCCGTCATCGACCTGAACGGCGCCTTCCGCGCCGCCGGGCAGGCCGCGAGCGGCGGGAAGATCGACGGCTTCAACCCCTTCGCCAACGACCTGTTCTTCCTGCACGGCGCGTTCATCTTCGAGGACGTGGGCGTCACCGCCTACAACGGCGCCGCGACCCTCATCACCAACCCCGCGTATCTGCAGGCGGCCGCCGGCATCCTCGCCGTCGAGGCGTACCACGGCGGCGCCATCCGCAGCATGCTCTTCCAGCAGCGTCAGGTCAGCGCCGCCGCCGGACTGTACGTCGGGCAGGTCGTGCAGGCCATCAGCAACCTGCGTGGCAAGGTCGGCGGCATGAAAGATCAGGGCCTCACCGACAACGCCGGCCGCGCCGTCATCGCCCCGGCCGACGCGAACGGCGTCGCGTTCCCCCGCAGCACCCGCGAAGTGCTGAACATCGTCTACCTCGCCCCCGGCGCCAGGAAGGGCGGCTTCTACCCCAACGGCCTGAACGGCAACATCAAGTAA
- a CDS encoding DUF705 domain-containing protein, whose amino-acid sequence MTPPPLVVYVDVDETLVRNVGRSRVPIPGAIAHVRELADQGAELYCWSSGGAEYARSSAREVGLEGVFTAFLPKPQVLLDDQRVESWRRLVQVHPLSCPGESVASYQSALDNTRRSER is encoded by the coding sequence GTGACCCCTCCTCCGCTTGTGGTGTACGTGGATGTGGATGAGACGCTGGTGCGGAACGTGGGGCGGTCACGGGTGCCGATTCCCGGCGCGATCGCGCATGTGCGGGAGCTGGCGGACCAGGGCGCAGAGCTGTACTGCTGGAGTTCCGGTGGGGCCGAGTACGCGCGGAGTAGTGCGCGCGAGGTGGGGCTGGAGGGCGTGTTTACGGCGTTCCTGCCCAAACCGCAGGTCCTGCTGGACGACCAGCGGGTCGAGTCGTGGCGGCGGCTGGTGCAGGTGCATCCGCTGTCCTGTCCGGGTGAGTCGGTGGCGTCGTACCAGTCGGCGCTGGACAACACCCGCCGGTCGGAGCGGTGA
- a CDS encoding OmpH family outer membrane protein: protein MKISAKLVAPVALAAAFGLGMVAPHAQTTPQKVAFVDVSKLLAAHPNDKSIKDIQAKAEAELGAIDKQIKAIDAKGASATAAEKQTREQLVKTIQAKAADYDKQIDPKITEIEQAVDKAVNTVAKSNGYSIVMDKSVAAKSGLVIYADDNTDLTAAVAKNIK, encoded by the coding sequence ATGAAGATCAGCGCGAAACTCGTGGCCCCCGTGGCCCTCGCCGCCGCATTCGGCCTCGGCATGGTCGCCCCCCACGCGCAGACCACGCCCCAGAAGGTCGCGTTCGTGGACGTCAGCAAGCTCCTGGCCGCCCACCCCAACGACAAGAGCATCAAGGACATCCAGGCGAAGGCCGAAGCGGAACTCGGCGCGATCGACAAGCAGATCAAGGCCATCGACGCCAAGGGCGCCAGCGCCACCGCCGCCGAGAAGCAGACCCGCGAGCAGCTCGTGAAGACCATCCAGGCCAAGGCCGCGGACTACGACAAGCAGATCGATCCCAAGATCACCGAGATCGAGCAGGCGGTCGACAAGGCCGTGAACACCGTCGCCAAGAGCAACGGCTACAGCATCGTCATGGACAAGTCCGTCGCCGCCAAGAGCGGCCTCGTAATCTACGCCGACGACAACACCGACCTGACCGCCGCCGTCGCCAAGAACATCAAGTAA
- the trmD gene encoding tRNA (guanosine(37)-N1)-methyltransferase TrmD, translating into MTPEPTPDGPLTFSFLTLFPELLVPFASEAILGKARERRLVDVNLVNMRDFSQNKHLKVDDTPYGGGAGMVIRVDVAERALASLPPADEVILFSPAGQPFTQAVAEELAGKAHLVFLCGRYEGFDARVEGLVTRELSVGDFVMMGGEAAAACVLEAVARLRPGVLGDADSHRADSFSSGLLDYPEYTRPLEWQAQEVPEVLRGGNHAAIGAWRREQALKRTLARRPDLLASAPLTPQDSATLLTLGATPDDLKGWGAPPPPPPKKPKRKKTPDATPSGT; encoded by the coding sequence ATGACGCCTGAGCCCACCCCGGACGGTCCGCTGACCTTCTCGTTCCTGACGCTGTTCCCCGAGCTGCTGGTGCCCTTCGCGTCCGAGGCGATCCTCGGGAAGGCGCGCGAGCGGCGGCTGGTGGACGTGAACCTCGTGAACATGCGGGACTTCTCGCAGAACAAACACCTGAAGGTGGACGACACGCCCTACGGGGGCGGGGCGGGCATGGTGATCCGCGTGGACGTCGCCGAGCGGGCGCTGGCGAGCCTGCCGCCCGCCGACGAGGTGATCCTGTTCAGTCCGGCCGGGCAGCCGTTCACGCAGGCGGTCGCGGAGGAACTGGCCGGGAAGGCGCACCTCGTGTTCCTGTGCGGCCGCTACGAGGGCTTCGACGCCCGCGTGGAGGGGCTGGTCACGCGCGAACTGAGCGTCGGCGATTTCGTGATGATGGGCGGTGAGGCCGCCGCCGCGTGCGTGCTGGAGGCCGTGGCCCGTCTGCGGCCCGGCGTGCTGGGCGACGCGGACTCGCACCGGGCGGACTCGTTCAGTTCGGGCCTGCTGGATTACCCCGAGTACACGCGGCCCCTGGAGTGGCAGGCGCAGGAGGTGCCGGAGGTGCTGCGCGGCGGGAACCACGCCGCCATCGGCGCGTGGCGGCGCGAGCAGGCGCTGAAGCGCACGCTGGCCCGCCGCCCGGACCTCCTCGCGTCCGCCCCGCTGACCCCACAGGACAGCGCCACGCTGCTGACCCTGGGCGCCACCCCGGACGACCTGAAGGGCTGGGGCGCGCCCCCTCCCCCACCACCGAAAAAACCGAAACGGAAGAAGACACCGGACGCCACGCCATCCGGGACGTGA
- a CDS encoding LON peptidase substrate-binding domain-containing protein — MRVPLFPLPNLVLFPGVVLPLYVFEPRYRTLLADVQASGQPFGIVRILQTSKESDLPFQDRVSRVGTLAHLRHADPHEDGTSTIIIAGGDRFQVQDFHTDHPYLSADVTLWPLEAEGDLSPAEAEGAAQATARELLSALLRLNPENTEALRAAAPEDPLLIASFAASVLPLSPEAREDALRARTLLDRLDHLLGQVPTTAKTLN, encoded by the coding sequence ATGCGCGTTCCGCTGTTTCCCCTGCCGAATCTGGTGCTGTTCCCGGGCGTGGTCCTGCCACTCTACGTGTTCGAGCCCCGGTACCGCACGCTGCTGGCCGACGTGCAGGCCAGCGGGCAGCCGTTCGGAATCGTGCGGATCCTCCAGACGTCCAAGGAGTCGGACCTGCCGTTCCAGGACCGGGTGTCGCGCGTGGGGACCCTGGCGCACCTGCGGCACGCCGATCCGCACGAGGACGGCACGAGCACGATCATCATCGCGGGCGGCGACCGTTTCCAGGTGCAGGACTTCCACACGGACCACCCGTACCTGAGTGCCGACGTGACCCTGTGGCCGCTGGAGGCCGAAGGCGACCTGAGCCCCGCCGAGGCCGAGGGGGCGGCGCAGGCCACCGCGCGTGAACTGCTGTCAGCCCTGCTGCGCCTGAACCCGGAGAACACCGAGGCCCTGCGCGCCGCCGCCCCGGAGGACCCCCTGTTGATCGCCAGTTTCGCCGCGAGTGTCCTGCCGCTGAGCCCCGAGGCCCGCGAGGATGCCCTGCGCGCCCGGACGCTGCTGGACCGGCTGGATCACCTGCTGGGACAGGTGCCTACGACGGCAAAAACGCTGAACTGA
- a CDS encoding CBS and ACT domain-containing protein, translating to MLVRDWMTRNPVTVTPDTPVMDALKILKEGGFRRLPVLDGHGRLVGITTRKDLKDAMPSKATTLSVWELNYLLSKLTVDEMMARPVITAAEGEYMEDAALRMQEHHVGGLPVLNDAGQLSGIITTMDILRAFTGILGMREGGQRLTLDMPDVPGSLEKATHAILPSNIISVATFGGENGRRRFVMRVSGEGVRDVRDRVRAAGIDVLD from the coding sequence ATGCTCGTTCGCGACTGGATGACCCGCAACCCGGTGACCGTCACCCCCGACACACCCGTGATGGACGCCCTGAAAATCCTCAAGGAGGGCGGATTCCGCCGCCTGCCGGTCCTGGACGGGCACGGGCGGCTGGTGGGCATCACGACCCGCAAGGACCTGAAGGACGCCATGCCCAGCAAGGCCACGACCCTCAGCGTGTGGGAACTGAACTACCTGCTGAGCAAGCTGACGGTGGACGAGATGATGGCCCGCCCGGTCATCACCGCCGCCGAGGGCGAGTACATGGAGGACGCCGCGCTGCGGATGCAGGAGCATCACGTGGGCGGCCTGCCGGTCCTGAACGACGCGGGGCAGCTGAGCGGCATCATCACGACCATGGACATCCTGCGGGCGTTCACGGGCATCCTGGGCATGCGCGAGGGCGGGCAGCGCCTGACGCTGGACATGCCGGACGTGCCGGGCAGCCTGGAAAAGGCCACGCACGCGATCCTGCCGAGCAACATCATCAGCGTCGCGACATTCGGCGGGGAGAACGGCCGCCGCCGCTTCGTGATGCGCGTCAGTGGCGAGGGCGTGCGGGACGTCCGCGACCGCGTGCGCGCGGCGGGCATCGACGTGCTGGACTGA
- a CDS encoding OmpH family outer membrane protein: MNRFLILAPLALLATVPHAQQSRNRVGVVNVQNVIKNMSGSKTYLDLNTKSSADLKARQATLQTLATKAARGSAADKAALTKAQQDYAKVRDGYVKQIEAAFKPLATKVNTAVAKVAKTNGYSIVLDANVANATNLIVHANTAVDLTQAVLKEVK; the protein is encoded by the coding sequence ATGAACCGCTTCCTGATCCTCGCGCCCCTGGCGCTCCTCGCCACCGTCCCCCACGCGCAGCAGAGCAGGAACCGCGTGGGTGTCGTGAACGTCCAGAACGTCATCAAGAACATGAGTGGCAGCAAGACGTACCTGGACCTGAACACCAAGTCCAGCGCCGACCTCAAGGCCCGTCAGGCCACCCTGCAGACCCTGGCCACCAAGGCCGCCCGTGGTAGCGCCGCCGACAAGGCCGCGCTCACCAAGGCCCAGCAGGACTACGCCAAGGTCCGCGACGGGTACGTCAAGCAGATCGAGGCGGCCTTCAAACCGCTGGCCACCAAGGTCAACACGGCGGTCGCCAAGGTCGCGAAGACCAACGGGTACAGCATCGTGCTGGACGCGAACGTCGCCAACGCCACGAACCTGATCGTCCACGCGAACACCGCCGTGGACCTCACGCAGGCCGTGCTGAAGGAAGTCAAGTAA
- the recG gene encoding ATP-dependent DNA helicase RecG, producing MATVAELREKLRRPLAAELASGCQNRVVAGGVEKLLASPLGNPFPKVREALAGYAALDAQGREVALRAALDLLTEPDSQKAATRAAPVAKRVAVPTAAPGERLPPDAPVERLDSGPGGARKLHTLGLHLLRDVLHAYPHRHEDRRALPDLSEVEEGQKVTVEGRVVAKSRRSPKPGMQILDVTLETPSGGRVKATWFNQPWVEKQLREGARLVLTGRVKRFGRSVQLGVEHLETVDGAQDSLSTGRIVGVYDAKDGISQEFLRRAAFRTLQAVPLDDYLPAHWRRQYGVTDLGDALWGIHFPADEAHLSRANHRLRFDEYLFLELRMLLQGEDAVLQGKRFNAKGDDIHTFEGALPFRFTNAQRRVLLEITDDMRSDRQMARLVQGDVGSGKTAVAACALYLAVRDGYQGALMAPTEILARQHYANLVGYLGQLDIRVGLLIGAMTPKSKLEMQTRIAEGEVDVVVGTQALIQENVRFDNLGLAVVDEEHRFGVQQRRKLLAGRPDVLVMSATPIPRSLALTAYGDLELSIIDELPPGRTPIETKLIQDTARQQAYGFVMRQIREGRQAFVVTALIEESDTLELLAATQLADDLKTILPEARIDLLHGKMSAAEKDHVMDRFRAHDFDILVSTTVIEVGVDVPNATVMVIENAERFGLAQLHQLRGRVGRGSAQSYCVLIAGEHSKKTRQRLKIIEGSTDGFVIAEADLKLRGPGEIRGTRQSGIPDLRLADLANDTQIIEQARELAKHILAHDPKLEHPRLQYLRSELQNRSQSVAYREVI from the coding sequence ATGGCGACGGTGGCGGAATTACGGGAGAAACTGCGGCGACCCCTGGCGGCGGAGCTGGCGTCCGGCTGCCAGAACCGTGTGGTGGCGGGCGGCGTGGAGAAACTGCTGGCCTCACCGCTGGGGAACCCCTTCCCGAAGGTGCGTGAGGCCCTGGCCGGGTACGCGGCCCTGGACGCACAGGGGCGCGAGGTGGCCCTGCGCGCGGCCCTGGACCTGCTGACCGAACCCGATAGCCAGAAGGCCGCGACCCGTGCCGCACCGGTCGCCAAACGGGTCGCCGTGCCCACCGCCGCACCCGGCGAGCGTCTGCCACCGGACGCGCCGGTCGAGCGGCTCGACAGCGGCCCCGGCGGCGCACGCAAGCTGCACACGCTGGGCCTTCACCTGCTGCGCGACGTGCTGCACGCCTACCCCCACCGGCACGAGGACCGCCGCGCCCTGCCCGACCTGTCCGAGGTCGAGGAAGGGCAGAAGGTCACCGTGGAGGGCCGCGTGGTCGCCAAATCCCGCCGCAGCCCCAAGCCCGGCATGCAGATCCTGGACGTGACGCTGGAGACGCCGTCCGGCGGGCGCGTGAAGGCCACGTGGTTCAACCAGCCCTGGGTGGAGAAGCAGCTGCGCGAGGGGGCCCGGCTGGTCCTCACGGGCCGCGTGAAACGCTTCGGGCGCAGCGTGCAGCTGGGTGTGGAGCACCTGGAAACCGTGGACGGCGCGCAGGATTCCCTTTCGACCGGGCGGATCGTGGGCGTGTACGACGCGAAGGACGGCATCTCGCAGGAGTTCCTGCGCCGCGCCGCGTTCCGCACGTTGCAGGCCGTACCACTGGACGATTACCTGCCCGCGCACTGGCGGCGGCAGTACGGCGTGACCGACCTGGGCGACGCGCTGTGGGGCATCCACTTCCCGGCGGACGAGGCGCACCTGAGCCGCGCGAACCACCGCCTGCGCTTCGACGAGTACCTGTTCCTGGAACTGCGCATGCTCCTCCAGGGTGAGGACGCCGTGCTACAGGGCAAACGCTTCAACGCGAAGGGCGACGATATCCACACCTTCGAGGGCGCCCTGCCGTTCCGCTTCACGAACGCGCAGCGGCGCGTCCTGCTGGAAATCACGGACGACATGCGCAGCGACCGCCAGATGGCCCGCCTCGTGCAGGGGGACGTGGGCAGCGGCAAGACCGCCGTGGCCGCCTGCGCGCTGTACCTCGCCGTACGGGACGGCTACCAGGGTGCGCTGATGGCCCCCACCGAGATCCTCGCGCGGCAGCACTACGCGAACCTCGTCGGGTACCTCGGGCAGCTCGACATCCGCGTGGGCCTCCTGATCGGCGCGATGACCCCGAAATCGAAACTGGAAATGCAGACCCGCATCGCGGAGGGGGAGGTGGACGTCGTCGTGGGCACCCAGGCGCTCATTCAGGAGAACGTCCGCTTCGACAACCTCGGGCTGGCCGTCGTGGACGAGGAACACCGCTTCGGCGTGCAGCAGCGCCGCAAACTCCTCGCGGGCCGCCCCGATGTACTCGTCATGAGCGCCACGCCCATCCCCCGTTCGCTGGCGCTCACCGCGTACGGCGACCTGGAACTCAGCATCATCGACGAACTCCCCCCAGGCCGCACGCCCATCGAAACCAAACTCATTCAGGACACCGCTCGGCAGCAGGCCTACGGGTTCGTCATGCGCCAGATCCGCGAAGGACGGCAGGCGTTCGTCGTCACGGCCCTCATCGAGGAAAGCGACACCCTCGAACTCCTCGCCGCCACGCAACTCGCCGACGACCTGAAAACCATCCTCCCCGAAGCGCGCATCGACCTGCTGCACGGCAAGATGAGCGCCGCCGAGAAAGACCACGTGATGGACCGCTTCCGCGCGCACGACTTCGACATCCTCGTGTCCACCACCGTCATCGAGGTCGGCGTGGACGTCCCCAACGCCACCGTCATGGTCATCGAGAACGCCGAACGCTTCGGCCTCGCCCAGCTGCACCAGCTGCGCGGCCGCGTCGGCCGAGGCAGCGCCCAGAGCTACTGCGTCCTGATCGCCGGGGAACACAGCAAGAAGACCCGCCAGCGCCTCAAGATCATCGAGGGCAGCACCGACGGGTTCGTCATCGCCGAGGCCGACCTGAAACTCCGCGGCCCCGGCGAGATCCGCGGCACCCGCCAGAGCGGCATCCCCGACCTGCGCCTCGCGGACCTCGCCAACGACACGCAGATCATCGAACAGGCCCGCGAACTCGCCAAGCACATCCTCGCGCACGACCCAAAACTGGAACACCCCCGCCTCCAGTACCTGCGCAGCGAACTTCAGAACCGCAGCCAGAGCGTCGCCTACCGAGAAGTGATCTGA
- a CDS encoding HAD family hydrolase, which yields MPPFEGVLFDLDGVLVDSEHLAEGVWVRTLAEHGLPIAANEFSHLAVGQTFPNVLLRLQELHGWTATDAFLPVLEERFNQAFHDLPAIQGAQDTLLALRAAGIPFAVASNSERGRLHLKLRASGLAELVGTHAYDPSWVGGRGKPHPELYVFAAAQLGVDVTRCVVVEDSVPGGTAGVAAGATLFALLAAGHIHPDSSAQMQAIGAARVLRSHRELQEALGVTTSA from the coding sequence ATGCCACCGTTCGAGGGGGTGCTGTTCGATCTGGACGGCGTGCTGGTGGACAGCGAGCACCTGGCGGAGGGCGTGTGGGTGCGGACGCTGGCCGAGCACGGCCTGCCCATCGCCGCGAACGAGTTCTCGCATCTGGCGGTCGGGCAGACCTTCCCGAACGTGCTGCTGCGCCTTCAGGAGCTGCACGGCTGGACGGCCACCGACGCGTTCCTGCCGGTGCTGGAGGAAAGGTTCAATCAGGCATTCCATGACCTCCCGGCCATTCAGGGCGCCCAGGACACGCTGCTGGCCCTGCGTGCGGCGGGCATTCCGTTCGCGGTGGCCAGCAACAGTGAACGGGGTCGCCTCCACCTGAAGCTCCGCGCGTCGGGACTGGCGGAACTGGTCGGGACGCACGCCTACGATCCGTCGTGGGTGGGTGGGCGGGGCAAGCCGCACCCCGAGCTGTACGTGTTCGCGGCTGCTCAGCTGGGCGTGGACGTCACGCGCTGCGTGGTCGTCGAGGATTCCGTGCCGGGCGGCACCGCCGGGGTGGCAGCGGGCGCGACCCTGTTCGCGCTGCTCGCCGCCGGGCACATCCACCCGGACAGTTCCGCGCAGATGCAGGCCATCGGGGCCGCGCGGGTACTGCGCTCACACCGGGAGTTGCAGGAGGCGCTGGGCGTCACCACCTCCGCCTGA
- a CDS encoding pyridoxamine 5'-phosphate oxidase family protein → MTQQTSTQPTSENIKKLADLIKGVKFAMLTVQTAEGHLHAHPMTTQEVEFDGDIWFIGGKDTEQVAAMRAHPQVNVSYARPDKGVYVSVNGKANLIEDRAKLDELWSDMYKAYFPQGKEDPNIQLIHIAANGAEYWESDGKVRNLIQIAKGLVTGEHAHQGENETVKL, encoded by the coding sequence ATGACTCAACAGACGTCCACCCAGCCAACCTCCGAGAACATCAAGAAACTGGCCGATCTGATCAAGGGCGTGAAGTTCGCCATGCTGACCGTCCAGACGGCCGAAGGGCACCTGCACGCGCACCCTATGACCACCCAGGAAGTGGAGTTTGACGGGGACATCTGGTTCATTGGCGGGAAGGACACCGAACAGGTCGCCGCGATGCGCGCCCACCCGCAGGTGAACGTCAGCTACGCCCGCCCCGACAAGGGCGTGTACGTCAGCGTGAACGGTAAAGCGAACCTGATCGAGGACCGCGCCAAGCTGGACGAACTCTGGAGCGACATGTACAAGGCGTACTTCCCGCAGGGGAAGGAAGACCCGAACATCCAGCTGATCCACATCGCCGCGAACGGCGCGGAATACTGGGAGAGCGACGGGAAGGTCCGCAACCTCATCCAGATCGCTAAGGGGCTCGTGACCGGCGAGCACGCCCACCAGGGCGAGAACGAGACCGTCAAGCTCTGA
- the lysW gene encoding lysine biosynthesis protein LysW, with protein MATIQFENPDTGATIELTNPELGELVIDDETGVEYEVVSIDPPRLEAAPQEAEDWGE; from the coding sequence ATGGCTACCATTCAATTTGAAAACCCCGATACCGGCGCGACCATCGAACTGACCAACCCCGAACTGGGCGAACTCGTCATCGACGACGAGACCGGCGTGGAATACGAGGTCGTCTCCATCGACCCGCCCCGCCTCGAAGCCGCCCCTCAGGAAGCGGAGGACTGGGGCGAGTAA